The sequence TTGGCGATCAGTGCCAATTCCCTGACTACCGAACGCATGACGGGGCTGGTGGGCTGGCTGAATTTGAAGGCCGCGATGTTTTTGTTGATTTTGGCGTAAAAATCAACAAAACTGATGACGCATTTTTGCGTGTAACCGGACAAGGCGCCGGCCAACCGGCGAAAGGCGTCCACATGGCGCTCCGGGGGGAATTGCTCGCTGACAATGATCGGGTCATAGCGCCAGACGAGCCTTTCCGCGCCGATTTTTTTGCCAGTTTGCCGGAAAGTCTTGACAAGGGCTTTCTTCTCCGGCAGGTTTGTTTCTATGTCGCGCCCGTAGGGGGTCAGGCTAAATTGCAGGTAGTATCTATATCCCAAGCGGTCTATCAAGGCAAAAGCGTCTGACATGGGCGCGGGATTTTTGCTCCAAAATACTATGCAGTCAATGGCCTGCGGCGAACAAAGCACTT is a genomic window of Acidaminococcales bacterium containing:
- a CDS encoding DUF1848 domain-containing protein, whose amino-acid sequence is MIISASRRTDIPAFYSKWFVNRLREGFFLTPNPRNHKSVGKVLCSPQAIDCIVFWSKNPAPMSDAFALIDRLGYRYYLQFSLTPYGRDIETNLPEKKALVKTFRQTGKKIGAERLVWRYDPIIVSEQFPPERHVDAFRRLAGALSGYTQKCVISFVDFYAKINKNIAAFKFSQPTSPVMRSVVRELALIAKEKGLRLFACSEGEDFSFCGVSPASCIDGEISGKLAGRPPKAKKDPGQRPLCNCLASVDIGMYDSCVHGCVYCYANINQSVALKNAARHDPAAPFLFGAPLPGAAIN